In a genomic window of Ipomoea triloba cultivar NCNSP0323 chromosome 3, ASM357664v1:
- the LOC116013656 gene encoding mitochondrial-processing peptidase subunit alpha-like, whose product MYRTAASRARALKGRASNGALARFASSTAVATNSSSGGLFSWLTGERSSSLPPLDFPLKGVTLPPPLPDHVEPGSTKITTLPNGLKIASETSASPAASVGLYVDSGSIYETPASFGASHLLERMAFKSTLNRSHLRVVREVEAIGGSVQAAASREQMTYTYDALKTYAPQMVELLVDAVRNPAFLDWEVKEQLEKMKVEIADFSKNPQALLLEAIHSAGYAGPFANPLLASEASLSKLDGTALEEFVAENYTASRMVLAASGVEHEELLKIAEPLLSDLPNVLRAEEPKPIYVGGDYRCQAEQGVTHFALAFELPGGWHKEKDAMTLTVLQMLMGGGGSFSAGGPGKGMYSRLYLRVLNEYPQVHAFSAISSIYNSTGLFGIQATTSSDFSSKAVDIAVKELTAIASPGEVDQRQLDRAKQATKSAILMNLESRMVASEDIGRQILTYGERKPVEHFLKAIEEVSAKDIASIAQKLISSPLTMASYGDVLYLPSYDTVSSRFQSK is encoded by the exons ATGTATAGAACCGCGGCTTCTCGCGCCAGAGCCCTCAAG GGCCGGGCCAGCAATGGGGCATTGGCCAGATTTGCAAGTTCGACTGCTGTTGCAACGAATTCATCCTCTGGTGGCCTATTTAGCTGGTTAACTGGTGAACGGTCTAGTTCCCTCCCTCCTCTAGACTTTCCACTAAAAGGTGTTACTCTGCCACCTCCATTACCAGATCATGTTGAACCTGGGAGTACCAAAATTACAACCTTGCCAAATGGTCTTAAAATAGCATCAGAAACATCAGCG AGCCCGGCTGCCTCAGTTGGATTATATGTTGACAGTGGATCAATCTATGAAACACCAGCATCATTTGGGGCCTCACATCTCTTGGAACGAATGGCTTTCAAAAGCACATTGAATCGCAGCCACTTGCGTGTTGTCCGAGAAGTTGAAGCTATTGGTGGTAGTGTTCAAGCCGCTGCCTCAAGAGAACAAATGACTTATACTTATGATGCTTTGAAAACATATGCTCCTCAAATGGTGGAGCTGCTTGTAGATGCTGTGAGGAATCCTGCCTTTTTGGATTGGGAAGTTAAAGAACAG CTCGAGAAGATGAAAGTTGAGATTGCTGACTTCTCTAAGAACCCACAGGCCTTACTTTTGGAGGCAATTCACTCTGCAGGTTATGCTGGCCCCTTTGCAAATCCTCTGTTGGCAAGTGAAGCCTCACTTAGCAAATTGGATGGCACAGCTTTGGAGGAGTTTGTTGCT GAGAATTACACAGCTTCTCGCATGGTCCTTGCTGCATCAGGTGTAGAACATGAGGAACTGTTGAAGATTGCAGAACCACTGCTCTCTGACTTACCTAATGTTCTTCGTGCTGAGGAACCTAAGCCCATATATGTGGGGGGTGATTACCGTTGTCAAGCTGAACAAGGG GTAACTCATTTTGCCCTTGCTTTTGAACTTCCTGGTGGCTGGCATAAGGAAAAGGATGCAATGACTTTGACTGTGCTTCAG ATGCTTATGGGAGGGGGTGGTTCTTTCTCTGCTGGTGGTCCTGGAAAGGGGATGTATTCAAGGCTAT ATCTTCGTGTATTGAATGAGTACCCGCAAGTCCATGCATTCTCTGCAATCAGCAGCATTTACAATAGTACTGGTTTATTTGGAATTCAAGCAACTACT TCTTCCGATTTTTCATCAAAAGCTGTTGATATCGCAGTTAAAGAGCTCACTGCCATTGCAAGTCCGGGTGAAG TTGACCAACGGCAGCTTGATCGTGCTAAACAAGCAACAAAATCCGCCATTTTAATGAACTTAGAGTCCAGG ATGGTTGCATCAGAAGACATAGGCAGACAAATTTTGACATACGGGGAAAG GAAACCTGTGGAGCATTTCTTGAAAGCCATAGAAGAAGTTTCGGCAAAGGATATTgcttcaattgcacaaaaactTATATCATCTCCTCTTACCATGGCATCCTATGGAGAcg TTCTTTATCTTCCAAGTTATGACACTGTCAGCAGCCGGTTCCAGtccaaataa